In Deinococcus puniceus, one genomic interval encodes:
- the frr gene encoding ribosome recycling factor codes for MADLKTIQSDTRERMTKAIEALENNLSVLRTGRANPGILKKIVVDYYGSTVPIDQVASISTPDARTLVIAPWDRGALNPIEKAIRDSDLGLNPNNKGDTIFISLPMLTEERRKDLVKNAKNYAEDARIAVRNLRKHALDEVKKMEGVGDDEIKRGEAEVQKITDEYIARVESTFTKKEQEILG; via the coding sequence ATGGCAGACCTTAAAACCATTCAGTCCGATACCCGTGAACGCATGACCAAAGCCATCGAGGCGCTGGAAAATAACCTCAGCGTATTGCGTACAGGCCGCGCCAACCCCGGCATCCTGAAGAAGATCGTGGTGGATTATTACGGCTCCACCGTGCCGATTGATCAGGTCGCCAGCATTTCTACGCCCGACGCCCGCACGCTCGTTATCGCCCCTTGGGATCGGGGCGCACTGAACCCCATCGAGAAGGCCATCCGCGACAGCGATCTGGGCCTGAACCCCAACAACAAGGGCGACACTATCTTCATCAGCCTGCCTATGTTGACCGAAGAACGCCGCAAAGACCTCGTGAAGAACGCCAAGAACTACGCCGAGGACGCCCGGATCGCGGTGCGGAACCTGCGCAAGCACGCGCTGGACGAAGTGAAGAAGATGGAAGGCGTGGGCGACGACGAGATCAAGCGCGGTGAAGCCGAGGTGCAGAAGATCACCGACGAATATATTGCCCGCGTGGAATCCACGTTTACCAAGAAGGAGCAGGAAATCCTAGGGTGA